Proteins encoded in a region of the Oncorhynchus clarkii lewisi isolate Uvic-CL-2024 chromosome 18, UVic_Ocla_1.0, whole genome shotgun sequence genome:
- the LOC139372623 gene encoding zinc finger and BTB domain-containing protein 22-like, with protein MHSLSMGQGCSSSGAPSGSVVQVCFPSSQASVLDSLNRQREEGQLCDLSIQVQGKVFKAHRCVLAASSPYFHDQVLLKNMSTVSIPAVMDPLAFESVLSCAYTGQLRMLREDIVNYLTVGSVLQMWHIVDKCTELLKEGRVVGSASQGFIGGVQGNPGCSSSESSLGAGSAQAGGSNTQAAPHPPSRPSLSESQSPSSTNYFSPRDVNFGGGAAGAAGQEGVNATPSYCTPSGAEEAFLIEEEDEEELLYHRKQGSSRRKRTTSVSDQEVGVSDSFGVSSYQDGDASPLQKRPTYSQPSIMPRKQWLVVKTERPQDDDLIVVSGEEGPDEEEERELEMLRERERTFNISNVRTLSGELRSRADHEMETQMDYCQSSEDYLKFDSGLMDQTPPQHLHDSAGQSGGRAVSALLGQVQSAAAARAQLFPIDMQGNQILMYRQSSLDSSQPIGIGMAGAPFKGPNLEHGAVHLSAQGGLGGGIDGLDGGGGGGSGKVFMCHCGKTFTHKSMRDRHINMHLDLRPFNCPVCAKKFKMKHHLTEHMKTHTGLKPYDCHGCGKKFMWRDSYMRHRSHCERRGGAAGRREDGGGSDRTDGVSPQHLSHLPLSASQDAVGGRTGISVLSPHHSSTGSSSNAVSCLTMASAGAHLGVNSPSVLQGQGSVFGLGVSQGGCEEDVSEVGDNDSVT; from the exons ATGCATTCTCTGTCAATGGGGCAGGGCTGTAGCAGCTCAGGTGCCCCCTCTGGCTCGGTGGTTCAGGTGTGCTTCCCCAGCTCCCAGGCGTCTGTACTGGACAGCCTGAATCGGCAGCGTGAGGAGGGCCAGCTCTGTGACCTCTCCATCCAGGTCCAGGGGAAGGTGTTCAAGGCTCACCGCTGCGTGCTAGCTGCATCCTCACCCTACTTTCACGACCAG gTGCTCTTGAAGAACATGtccactgtctccatccctgCCGTCATGGACCCGCTGGCGTTCGAGAGCGTCCTGAGCTGCGCCTACACGGGCCAGCTGCGCATGCTCCGCGAAGACATCGTCAACTACCTCACCGTGGGCAGCGTGCTGCAGATGTGGCACATCGTGGACAAGTGCACAGAGCTCCTCAAAGAGGGGCGGGTGGTGGGTAGCGCATCCCAGGGGTTCATTGGGGGAGTGCAGGGGAACCCTGGATGCAGTAGCAGTGAAAGCTCCCTAGGGGCTGGGAGTGCCCAAGCAGGTGGAAGCAACACCCAGGCAGCCCCTCACCCTCCCAGCCGCCCGTCCCTGAGTGAGAGCCAGTCTCCCAGCAGCACCAACTACTTCAGCCCCAGAGATGTCAACTTCGGAGGGGGGGCTGCTGGAGCTGCAGGGCAGGAAGGCGTGAACGCCACTCCCAGCTACTGCACCCCTTCTGGGGCCGAGGAGGCCTTCCTGAtcgaagaggaggatgaagaagagcTCCTGTACCATAGGAAGCAAGGGAGCAGCAGGAGGAAACGGACAACCTCTGTCTCGGACCAAGAGGTTGGAGTCAGCGACAGCTTCGGAGTGTCGTCCTACCAAGACGGGGACGCCTCCCCTCTCCAGAAGCGACCCACCTACAGCCAGCCCAGCATCATGCCCCGGAAGCAGTGGTTGGTGGTGAAGACTGAGAGACCACAGGACGATGACCTGATTGTGGTGTCGGGGGAGGAAGGgccagatgaggaagaggagagagagttggagatgttgagggagagggagaggacgttCAACATATCCAATGTCAGGACTCTGTCTGGAGAGCTGAGGAGCAGAGCGGACCATGAGATGGAGACACAG ATGGATTACTGCCAATCTTCTGAAGATTACCTCAAGTTTGACAGTGGTTTGATGGACCAGACTCCCCCACAGCACCTTCATGACAGTGCTGGTCAGAGTGGTGGCAGAGCTGTTTCTGCCCTACTCGGCCAAGTCcagtctgctgctgctgctagagCTCAGCTCTTTCCCATAGACATGCAAGGCAACCAGATCCTCATGTACAGACAATCCTCTTTAGACTCCTCTCAACCCATAGGAATAGGCATGGCTGGGGCACCATTTAAAGGGCCAAACTTAGAGCATGGAGCGGTCCATTTGTCAGCACAGGGGGGTTTGGGCGGTGGCATAGATGGACTGGATGGGGGTGGTGGCGGGGGTTCAGGGAAGGTGTTCATGTGCCACTGTGGAAAGACCTTCACCCACAAGAGCATGCGCGACCGCCACATCAACATGCACCTGGACCTGCGTCCCTTCAACTGCCCCGTCTGTGCcaagaagttcaagatgaagCACCACCTGACGGAGCACATGAAGACCCACACGGGGCTCAAGCCCTACGACTGCCACGGCTGCGGCAAGAAGTTCATGTGGCGCGACAGCTACATGAGGCACCGCTCCCACTGCGAGAGACGTGGCGGGGCGGCTGGCAGGCGCGAGGATGGGGGAGGGTCCGACCGCACTGATGGCGTCTCCCCTCAgcacctctctcatctccccctctcgGCCAGTCAAGATGCCGTTGGTGGCAGGACTGGGATCTCTGTCTTGTCGCCACATCATTCCAGTACAGGTAGCAGCAGCAATGCCGTCTCTTGCCTGACCATGGCCAGTGCAGGAGCGCACTTAGGGGTCAACTCTCCGAGCGTGTTGCAGGGTCAAGGTTCTGTGTTTGGTCTGGGGGTCAGCCAAGGTGGGTGTGAGGAGGACGTGTCTGAGGTTGGTGATAATGATAGTGTCACTTGA
- the LOC139373443 gene encoding death domain-associated protein 6-like, which translates to MLLSDNQPTTNGRLECSRALRGETFRYQAAKNSPYLMAVASAVVMDSIVILDDDEEEERPQPSSSTSSKPSANHRTPPKIQQPAPTHITQSPFATVKKESHVLKAENQKLFTEFVEYCSAHTQDCPEVMTFLHAKHSKASPNFLASVEFRNTLGRCLTRAQARRTKTFVYINELCTVLKQHSDKRRQTVVKVEPTAGEKKEMKEEAPTEELPSTSGQQEEKNEEEEERKTKKASRRQIAYLENLLKMYNDEIRRLQEKELSVNELEEEDSSYIQEHKLKRKMMKIYDKLCELKGCSSLTGRVIEQRIQYKGTRYPEVNRKIERFINSPEAQLNPPDYTDILQHIRRANERHGLNLSKKQLTQIAQDAFRETGNRLQERRHLDMVYNFGSHLTDLYKPATDPALLDPTLARKLRSNREVALSSLEQVISKYALKQDDTEEEERAKRIERERQKKEGQSSALEATTADDNPLKKGEDGEEQVEEEDDDEDDESSDPDIEEEIQASKSQAGPEDDEEEDNEVEAANESENEVDGGSDRDQDGGEDEENAEVDKDSVMSGISPISRVDTPRISSLVDESPTDSPSQSEAMEVDKGNESSNTNLTKEDIVSSNHVSAVSISTSVETKDSSASPMAANQVSLPPSPVLISTNEDSCTVITETRSANCSPRPPSPKDTCRGRKRKRKEEEVKSRKSYNGVLRHHNGSDRDLPLDMDVVTSSPLQADSTRADSPTQEMVTSSQCTPPPKKNKVNVATQCDPDEVIVLSDSE; encoded by the exons ATGTTACTGAGCGACAACCAACCAACAACCAATGGTAGGCTTGAATGTTCCCGAGCTCTTCGGGGCGAGACATTTCGGTATCAAGCGG CAAAGAATAGTCCCTATCTGATGGCGGTTGCCTCAGCAGTAGTGATGGACAGCATTGTAatccttgatgatgatgaggaagaggagaggcctCAACCCTCTTCATCCACCTCCTCTAAACCCTCAGCCAATCATCGTACTCCCCCAAAAATCCAACAGCCCGCTCCAACTCACATCACCCAATCTCCTTTTGCCACAGTGAAGAAAGAAAGCCATGTTCTTAAAGCAGAAAACCAGAAGCTATTTACTGAG TTTGTAGAGTACTGCTCGGCCCACACACAGGACTGCCCTGAGGTCATGACCTTCCTGCACGCCAAGCACTCAAAAGCCTCGCCGAACTTCCTGGCCTCGGTGGAGTTCCGCAACACGCTGGGCCGCTGCCTGACGCGCGCCCAGGCCCGCCGCACCAAGACCTTTGTCTACATCAACGAGCTGTGCACCGTCCTCAAACAGCACTCGGACAAGAGGAGGCAGACTGTCGTGAAGGTGGAGCCTACCGCCGGGGAGAAGAAGGAGATGAAAGAGGAGGCACCGACAGAGGAGCTACCGTCTACCTCGGGGCAGCAGGAAGAGaagaacgaggaggaggaggagaggaagacgaaGAAGGCTTCCCGGAGACAG aTTGCGTACCTGGAGAACCTGCTGAAGATGTACAATGATGAGATCCGGCGGCTGCAGGAGAAGGAGCTGAGTGTCAACGAGCTAGAAGAGGAGGACTCCAGCTACATCCAGGAGCACAAGCTCAAGCGCAAG atgaTGAAGATCTATGATAAGCTCTGTGAGCTGAAGGGCTGCAGCAGTCTGACAGGCCGAGTGATCGAGCAGAGGATCCAATACAAAGGGACACGCTACCCTGAGGTCAACAGAAAG ATTGAGCGTTTCATCAACAGTCCCGAGGCCCAGCTGAATCCCCCCGACTACACAGACATCCTGCAACATATCCGCCGGGCCAATGAGCGCCACGGCCTCAACCTCAGCAAGAAGCAGCTGACCCAGATCGCTCAGGACGCCTTCCGCGAGACCGGCAACCGCCTACAGGAGAGACGCCACCTCGACATGGTCTACAACTTCGGCTCGCACCTCACAGACCTCTACAAGCCCG CCACTGACCCTGCCCTGTTGGACCCCACGTTGGCCCGTAAGCTGCGCTCTAACCGGGAGGTGGCTCTCTCCAGCCTGGAGCAGGTCATCTCCAAATACGCCCTGAAGCAGGatgacacagaggaggaggagagggctaaacggatagagagagagaggcagaagaaagag GGTCAGTCATCGGCGCTGGAGGCCACCACAGCCGATGACAATCCCCTGAAGAAGGGAGAGGATGGTGAGGAGCAagttgaggaggaggatgatgatgaagacGACGAGTCGTCTGATCCAGACATCGAGGAGGAGATCCAGGCCAGCAAATCACAAGCAGGGCCAG aggatgatgaggaggaggacaacGAAGTAGAGGCAGCAAACGAGAGTGAGAACGAGGTGGATGGTGGGAGTGACAGAGAccaggatggaggagaggatgaagagaacGCTGAGGTGGACAAAGACTCCGTGATGAGCGGAATCAGCCCCATTTCCCGGGTTGACACCCCACGGATCTCCTCCTTAGTCGACGAATCCCCCACAGACAGCCCCAGCCAATCAGAGGCGATGGAGGTAGACAAGGGGAACGAATCATCCAATACCAACCTGACAAAGGAGGACATTGTTTCCTCCAATCACGTTTCAGCTGTGTCAATAAGCACTAGTGTGGAAACGAAGGACTCCTCAGCCTCCCCCATGGCGGCGAATCAGGTCTCTTTGCCACCGTCACCGGTGCTGATTTCGACCAATGAGGACTCCTGCACGGTCATCACTGAGACGAGGTCAGCGAATTGCAGCCCCAGGCCACCCAGTCCCAAAGACACCTGCAGaggcaggaagagaaagaggaaagaggaggaggtgaaatCCAGGAAGTCTTACAACGGGGTTCTAAGGCACCACAATGGGAG TGACCGTGACCTCCCTCTGGACATGGATGTGGTGACCAGTAGCCCCCTGCAGGCGGACTCCACCAGGGCAGACTCTCCCACCCAGGAGATGGTCACCAGCTCCCAGTGCACCCCGCCTCCCAAGAAAAACAAG GTCAACGTGGCCACTCAATGTGACCCGGACGAAGTGATCGTCCTATCGGACTCGGAATGA